The proteins below are encoded in one region of Leptospira terpstrae serovar Hualin str. LT 11-33 = ATCC 700639:
- a CDS encoding MotA/TolQ/ExbB proton channel family protein → MNWTFSIPAILIFILLFCFSLTSFYFFFRIVLGLKKLEDRDFRSEVFPKEPTEAELELFFSPLERTIHWLPTIASLSMLLGLLGTVIGINSAFGAMEAQGKVSLEVLAGGIKDALNTTIAGLLVAIPSLYFHRFSENKIKYISELMVKDFSKGQ, encoded by the coding sequence ATGAATTGGACATTTTCAATTCCCGCAATTTTGATTTTTATTCTTCTTTTTTGTTTTTCCCTGACTTCCTTTTATTTTTTCTTTCGAATCGTGCTCGGGTTAAAGAAATTAGAGGACAGGGATTTTCGTTCAGAGGTTTTTCCAAAGGAACCAACAGAAGCAGAGTTAGAATTGTTCTTTTCTCCTTTGGAAAGAACAATCCATTGGTTGCCAACCATAGCCTCGCTCTCCATGCTTCTTGGTTTACTCGGGACAGTTATTGGAATTAACTCTGCTTTTGGTGCCATGGAAGCCCAAGGGAAAGTCAGCTTAGAGGTATTAGCTGGTGGAATCAAAGATGCATTGAATACAACAATTGCAGGATTATTAGTAGCAATTCCATCTTTGTATTTTCATCGATTTTCAGAAAACAAAATTAAGTATATTTCGGAACTTATGGTAAAGGATTTTTCTAAAGGCCAATGA
- a CDS encoding bile acid:sodium symporter family protein → MFTKISKQIVNAFPLVLLLVAGVGFLYPDKIVWFQGPWITYSLGAIMLGMGLTLEAEDFLRILKQPKPILIGTILQYTIMPILGFSLGYVFQLPQAYAVGLILVSCCPGGTASNVITFLSKADVPLSVTLTSVSTILGILMTPFLVSILIGSRLEIDRLGLVITTFQVILVPVALGLLLKSLFPKLTKETQEFFPVLSVLLIAMIVASIIASGKDTILQSDFRIFFAVILLHLGGFTFGGIFSLYLTKNQKTAKTISIEVGMQNSGLGAVLARTHFLDPNTAIPSALSSLTHSLLGSLFATYFRKEPKKPAIVD, encoded by the coding sequence ATGTTCACAAAAATTTCTAAACAGATCGTGAATGCGTTTCCTTTGGTTCTACTCCTTGTCGCAGGTGTCGGTTTTTTATATCCTGATAAAATCGTTTGGTTTCAAGGTCCTTGGATTACTTATAGCTTGGGAGCAATTATGCTTGGGATGGGTTTAACTTTAGAAGCAGAAGATTTTCTTCGAATTCTAAAACAACCAAAACCAATTCTGATTGGAACGATATTGCAATACACTATCATGCCAATTCTCGGATTTTCATTGGGTTATGTTTTTCAATTGCCGCAAGCCTATGCCGTGGGACTCATCCTTGTGTCTTGTTGTCCTGGAGGAACGGCATCAAACGTGATTACCTTTCTGTCCAAAGCAGATGTTCCTTTGAGTGTGACTTTAACTTCTGTTTCTACCATTCTCGGAATTCTTATGACACCATTTCTTGTATCAATACTTATTGGAAGTCGTTTGGAGATTGATCGTTTGGGCCTAGTAATTACTACCTTCCAAGTGATTTTAGTTCCGGTGGCTCTTGGTTTGTTATTAAAGTCACTTTTCCCTAAACTCACAAAAGAAACACAAGAGTTCTTTCCGGTTCTATCAGTTTTACTCATTGCGATGATTGTGGCTTCGATCATTGCCAGTGGAAAAGATACCATCTTACAATCGGACTTTCGAATCTTTTTTGCAGTGATTCTTTTGCACTTGGGAGGTTTTACCTTTGGAGGGATCTTCAGCCTTTACCTTACCAAAAATCAGAAAACAGCAAAAACCATTTCAATAGAGGTAGGGATGCAAAATTCTGGGCTGGGGGCTGTCTTGGCAAGGACCCATTTTTTAGATCCAAACACTGCGATTCCTAGTGCTTTATCGAGTTTGACTCATTCGCTCTTGGGAAGTTTATTTGCGACCTATTTCAGAAAGGAACCGAAAAAACCCGCTATTGTCGATTGA
- a CDS encoding DUF4442 domain-containing protein, translated as MRHRDILLEYKVNPLWHFLEQTYGFEQAFRMFKPYEGANILPKLLDQNTMVVTMPLILSNTNYVGTHFGGSLYSMCDPFFMFLLMMNLGKDYMVWDKGAKIDFVKPGEGTVTATFHIPNSEFEDLKELLKKEKKTIRTYETEVLGEDGKTVAKVTKDLYIRRLV; from the coding sequence ATGAGACACAGAGATATTCTACTAGAATACAAAGTAAACCCCTTATGGCATTTTTTAGAACAAACCTACGGGTTCGAACAAGCCTTTCGTATGTTTAAACCTTATGAAGGTGCCAATATCCTACCAAAACTTCTGGATCAAAACACGATGGTTGTTACAATGCCACTCATACTTTCCAATACGAATTATGTGGGGACACATTTCGGGGGGTCACTTTATTCTATGTGTGATCCTTTTTTTATGTTTTTACTAATGATGAATTTGGGAAAAGATTATATGGTTTGGGACAAAGGAGCAAAAATAGATTTTGTCAAACCTGGAGAAGGTACAGTGACTGCCACCTTCCATATCCCTAACAGTGAATTTGAAGACTTAAAGGAACTCTTAAAAAAAGAGAAAAAAACCATTCGAACCTATGAAACTGAAGTGCTTGGTGAAGATGGCAAAACTGTCGCCAAAGTTACAAAGGATTTATACATTCGACGGTTGGTATAA
- a CDS encoding LruC domain-containing protein: MKRWFILFTIPLLLLDCSNKKKGLLLLPFLGLGDGTQTATETAKGDGTFTVVGLETTDPSQITAPVETTPTDGSTSGDQTSTTTPETEVTTPTAPAPAPVASAPTPAPTTVVNETTTVVVDQTNDGTFNFETNVTVPVTVVVENEAGPVANAPVTITETTTTGDPNVVGVGTTDSNGSVTIPISVPPTVTTVEVSIIGVNPTTGEVVEITGSAPVQQPSTGSGSEGTVVVAPVVNVDTTNFQPVNGCVQAVDSDCDGIANIYDEFPEDPSLATTARSGRYTIAFEDMYPSAGDADLNDHSTIFSTEMDKTPTNKVKSIRGTYTHVAKGAGYNHELRLSLNVPTNATVQVSYVDGSGNPWNGCASAPKYTANVGGDCTGGTLNTAQLKRGVLILPSSDKTLFGSKNAPNAGSTFTINDFVRGVTAQVTITFEEPVDLNETKNLVGGHLNYFLAINQKTDGVFRQIYRPGYFKDSKGKDSFIDKNGFPWAIIVPGIFNHPTEGDDIRKPSTSGYIFFNSWMHSNGVAHKDWYLHIDQIPAPNRPSYVVRVSDFYADNGFSAYLIKAVRKNALEVSASLIVVGAALGFLMKKRLGKQQAA; this comes from the coding sequence ATGAAACGATGGTTCATTCTTTTCACAATTCCCCTTTTACTTTTGGATTGCTCCAATAAAAAGAAGGGTTTATTACTTCTTCCATTTTTAGGTCTTGGCGATGGAACCCAAACTGCAACAGAAACTGCCAAAGGTGATGGAACTTTCACAGTTGTGGGACTTGAAACTACGGATCCAAGCCAAATCACAGCTCCCGTAGAAACGACTCCCACTGATGGTTCCACAAGTGGAGACCAAACTTCGACGACCACGCCAGAAACTGAGGTGACAACACCTACGGCTCCTGCTCCCGCACCGGTTGCTTCTGCACCAACACCAGCACCCACAACGGTGGTCAATGAAACAACAACTGTTGTGGTAGACCAAACCAATGATGGTACCTTTAATTTTGAAACCAATGTCACTGTTCCTGTAACTGTCGTTGTAGAAAACGAAGCAGGCCCAGTTGCCAATGCCCCTGTTACCATTACGGAAACAACGACTACGGGAGATCCCAATGTGGTTGGAGTGGGAACTACAGATTCCAACGGTTCTGTAACCATTCCGATTAGCGTTCCGCCTACTGTAACAACTGTAGAAGTGAGTATCATTGGTGTGAATCCAACCACGGGTGAAGTGGTAGAAATTACTGGATCCGCTCCTGTACAACAACCGTCTACCGGTTCTGGTTCCGAAGGAACTGTCGTGGTTGCTCCCGTTGTCAATGTCGATACAACAAACTTCCAACCTGTTAATGGTTGCGTTCAAGCTGTTGATTCCGATTGCGATGGTATTGCCAATATTTACGATGAGTTTCCAGAAGATCCAAGTCTTGCAACTACAGCTCGTTCTGGAAGATATACAATTGCTTTTGAGGATATGTATCCTTCCGCAGGAGATGCTGACTTAAACGACCACTCGACTATATTTAGCACAGAGATGGACAAAACTCCAACTAACAAAGTGAAGTCGATCCGTGGAACCTACACCCATGTAGCAAAAGGTGCAGGATACAATCATGAACTCAGACTTTCTTTAAATGTTCCCACAAATGCAACAGTGCAAGTCAGTTATGTAGACGGAAGTGGAAATCCATGGAATGGTTGTGCTTCTGCTCCTAAATACACTGCCAATGTTGGAGGAGATTGTACTGGTGGAACTTTGAATACAGCACAACTCAAAAGAGGGGTTCTCATCCTTCCAAGTTCTGACAAAACACTATTCGGTAGTAAAAATGCTCCGAATGCAGGATCTACTTTTACAATCAATGACTTTGTTCGTGGAGTGACTGCACAAGTAACAATCACTTTTGAAGAACCAGTAGATTTGAATGAGACAAAAAACCTTGTTGGTGGACATTTAAACTACTTCCTTGCAATCAACCAAAAGACAGATGGAGTGTTCAGACAAATCTATCGTCCAGGTTACTTCAAAGACAGTAAGGGAAAAGATTCCTTTATCGATAAAAATGGTTTTCCTTGGGCGATCATCGTTCCAGGAATCTTTAACCACCCAACAGAAGGTGACGACATTCGTAAACCGTCTACTTCGGGTTACATCTTCTTTAACTCTTGGATGCACTCTAATGGTGTGGCTCATAAAGATTGGTATCTTCATATCGATCAAATTCCAGCACCAAACCGTCCTTCGTATGTAGTTCGAGTGAGTGATTTTTATGCTGACAATGGTTTTTCTGCCTATCTAATCAAAGCAGTTCGCAAAAATGCTTTGGAAGTTTCGGCTAGTTTGATTGTCGTAGGAGCTGCCCTTGGGTTCCTGATGAAAAAACGATTGGGAAAACAACAAGCAGCTTAA
- the rpmG gene encoding 50S ribosomal protein L33 → MREIIKLTCVPCAIPGRSNYFQTKNKKTKSEKLVTKKYCKFCKSHTDHKESKV, encoded by the coding sequence ATGAGAGAAATCATAAAACTAACCTGTGTCCCATGTGCGATACCTGGGCGGTCAAATTACTTCCAGACTAAAAATAAGAAGACGAAGTCGGAAAAACTTGTGACTAAAAAATATTGCAAATTTTGCAAATCACATACTGATCACAAGGAATCCAAAGTCTAA
- a CDS encoding ExbD/TolR family protein, with the protein MKLRKSKLDSSIDISSLIDVLFILLIFLMLAVRFTESTSTLQLDLPKTKTESIGEESPKYKIQINHLGAIFLDGIETPKNSLTILIPKNEDGKSSIVLEVDKKALFESFIFVTDLLKSKGYQKVDIITLKD; encoded by the coding sequence ATGAAACTCCGTAAATCAAAATTGGACTCATCGATTGATATCAGCAGTCTTATCGATGTATTGTTTATTTTATTAATATTTTTAATGTTAGCCGTTCGATTTACTGAATCAACATCCACTTTACAATTAGATCTTCCAAAAACTAAAACAGAATCTATTGGTGAGGAATCTCCAAAATACAAAATTCAAATCAACCACTTAGGTGCGATTTTTTTGGATGGGATAGAAACACCAAAAAATTCACTTACAATCCTCATTCCCAAAAATGAAGATGGGAAATCATCAATTGTTTTAGAAGTAGATAAGAAAGCATTATTTGAATCTTTTATTTTTGTAACAGATTTATTAAAATCGAAAGGATACCAAAAAGTTGATATCATCACTCTAAAGGATTAG
- a CDS encoding PAS domain-containing protein, giving the protein MSKFIDPNILGKLGTLTQAEADAAAFGVVKVDGNGKILLYNKYESELANVPIQTAVGKNFFTEVAICTNNRIFYGRFKEGMLTGDLDIAFNYVFTYKMKPTNVVIHLYHDKTSDTNWIFVKLR; this is encoded by the coding sequence ATGAGCAAATTTATAGACCCAAATATTCTTGGCAAACTGGGAACACTGACCCAAGCCGAGGCCGATGCAGCAGCTTTCGGAGTTGTGAAAGTCGATGGAAATGGAAAAATCTTATTATATAACAAATATGAGTCGGAACTTGCCAATGTCCCCATTCAAACAGCAGTGGGAAAAAACTTTTTCACAGAAGTTGCCATTTGTACAAATAACAGAATTTTTTATGGAAGATTTAAAGAAGGAATGTTGACTGGCGATTTAGACATTGCTTTTAACTATGTGTTCACTTATAAAATGAAGCCCACCAATGTTGTCATCCATTTGTATCATGATAAAACATCCGATACTAATTGGATCTTTGTCAAATTGAGGTAA
- a CDS encoding TraR/DksA family transcriptional regulator — MPKPAAKSSEKGVDKKFIEEVRELLQEKKESLLIKLNQWEDTSSPSGLKEMGDIADIASELNSEALTSVLTENEIETLREIELALEKIENGTYGICEGTKKKIPIARLKAIPWTRFTVEFAEQMAKSRNRAGYRMDSLSAYPATGMDVDSLD, encoded by the coding sequence ATGCCGAAACCAGCTGCAAAATCTTCAGAGAAGGGAGTCGACAAAAAGTTTATCGAAGAGGTGCGTGAGCTCCTTCAAGAGAAAAAAGAGTCGCTTCTCATCAAACTCAACCAGTGGGAAGACACCAGTTCTCCTTCCGGATTGAAGGAGATGGGGGATATTGCGGACATCGCATCCGAACTCAATTCAGAGGCCTTAACTTCTGTTTTGACTGAAAACGAAATTGAAACTCTACGTGAGATCGAACTTGCGTTAGAAAAGATTGAAAACGGAACCTACGGGATCTGCGAAGGAACTAAGAAAAAAATTCCAATCGCAAGACTAAAGGCGATTCCGTGGACAAGATTTACTGTAGAATTTGCAGAACAAATGGCGAAAAGCCGAAATCGTGCTGGTTACCGCATGGATTCTTTGTCTGCCTATCCTGCCACCGGAATGGACGTGGATTCTCTAGACTAA
- a CDS encoding ubiquinone/menaquinone biosynthesis methyltransferase, producing the protein MNQYQLPSQEKKPEYVRTNFDGIAKAYDRFNDWNSFFLHRVWKDWVVREAKKCVPKAKSALDLCCGTGDIALRLWKEPQLDQIVGLDFSEKMLSFAFHKIPKDPRVQLLLGDAMDLSQFKDGSFDIVTMGFGLRNVSDLKKCLLEIKRVLKKDGVFVNLDVGRVRPAFLKFFADFYFFKIVPLFGYLLYGKENEMFDYLPHSSKAYPDQETLANILKELGFQNVRFQNFVFGNAVAHVATN; encoded by the coding sequence ATGAACCAATACCAACTGCCATCCCAAGAAAAGAAACCGGAATATGTAAGAACTAATTTTGACGGAATCGCCAAGGCCTATGACAGGTTTAACGATTGGAATAGCTTTTTTCTCCATCGTGTCTGGAAGGATTGGGTGGTCAGAGAAGCAAAAAAATGCGTCCCGAAAGCGAAATCTGCCTTAGACCTTTGTTGTGGGACCGGGGACATTGCCCTTCGTCTCTGGAAGGAACCACAGCTGGATCAAATTGTAGGCCTTGATTTTTCTGAAAAGATGTTGTCTTTTGCCTTCCACAAAATCCCCAAAGACCCAAGAGTCCAACTTCTCCTTGGGGATGCGATGGATCTCAGTCAATTTAAAGATGGGAGTTTCGACATCGTGACAATGGGTTTTGGATTAAGAAATGTCTCTGATTTAAAGAAGTGCCTATTGGAAATCAAACGAGTGTTAAAGAAAGATGGAGTCTTTGTGAATTTGGATGTGGGACGAGTAAGACCAGCCTTTCTTAAATTCTTTGCCGATTTTTATTTTTTCAAAATTGTACCTCTTTTTGGGTATTTGCTTTATGGAAAGGAAAACGAGATGTTTGATTATCTCCCCCATTCTTCCAAAGCCTATCCTGACCAAGAGACACTCGCCAATATCCTCAAAGAATTGGGATTCCAAAATGTTCGATTTCAAAACTTTGTATTTGGAAATGCAGTAGCACACGTTGCAACAAACTAA
- a CDS encoding PAS domain-containing sensor histidine kinase, which produces MIDEFLAILIASGLLFAAYYYHNAYRREKKLRLILFRKNLSNSEEIERTIRDKEKQYQDIYDTANSIIIRWSPDFKIHSINPYAEEFFQIGREAAEGKDVVLDLFQIPFEKSNEVKSQLWNIFHRPEQNIRQEYDVFIGENDKRTVTWSNRILKNEFGYPYEVLSIGNDITNRKIAEENLMKSYERILDLYNNAPCGYHSLDKDHTIVSINDTELDWLGYAREEIVGNFKFSDLLTESSQDKYKLITESFPNENLTGVELEFLRKDKSTFFVSLNSTATYDKTGNFVISKSTVFDITDRKIAEDKLNDYSQKIELQNKRLQKAVEAAIKANRSKSVFFSKITHELRTPLHAVIGFSQILEKDPNLPNHLKGYVNSLYENGVHLLGMINDILDLSKIEAGKMTESRERFSLVQLWDTLFSMFSYRFSEKSISFELLNPSAIDSCYYEADLQKIRQILVNLLGNALKFTNQGAVSLEIKIQRSPEHSFDMVQFVVKDTGIGIPNDQLHSIFEAFQQTEQGSSYKEGTGLGLSICHQLVEFLGGSIHVKSIIGEGSEFWFEIPLTRLEIIPGELVQKSKISLTHTKELGETMKLEESEEEFVQTFLNTSAPALKREILQLIRIQNFGQLVGVLDAIQTDDKGKKILEQKVKNKKFKFLIDLVQSSNPLE; this is translated from the coding sequence ATGATTGATGAATTTCTTGCGATCCTGATTGCATCTGGATTGTTGTTTGCGGCCTATTACTACCACAATGCTTATAGGAGAGAAAAAAAATTAAGACTTATTCTTTTTCGAAAAAATTTAAGTAATTCTGAAGAAATCGAACGCACAATCCGCGACAAAGAAAAACAATACCAAGACATTTATGATACGGCAAACTCTATCATCATTCGTTGGAGTCCTGATTTTAAAATCCATTCTATCAATCCGTATGCAGAAGAATTTTTTCAAATTGGAAGAGAAGCAGCGGAAGGAAAAGATGTAGTATTAGATTTGTTTCAAATACCTTTTGAAAAATCCAATGAAGTAAAATCTCAATTATGGAATATATTTCATAGGCCAGAACAAAACATCCGTCAAGAATATGATGTATTCATCGGAGAAAATGACAAACGAACGGTCACCTGGTCCAATCGTATTTTAAAAAATGAATTTGGATATCCATACGAAGTACTTTCGATTGGGAACGACATTACCAACAGGAAGATTGCCGAAGAAAATTTAATGAAGTCCTATGAAAGGATATTGGATCTCTACAACAATGCTCCCTGTGGGTATCATTCCCTTGACAAGGACCATACAATTGTTTCTATCAACGACACTGAGTTAGATTGGTTAGGTTATGCTAGAGAAGAAATTGTTGGAAACTTTAAATTTAGTGACTTACTCACAGAAAGTAGCCAGGACAAATATAAATTAATTACTGAATCTTTTCCAAACGAAAATTTAACAGGAGTTGAGTTAGAATTTTTAAGAAAGGATAAATCTACTTTTTTCGTAAGCCTAAATTCAACGGCAACCTACGATAAAACAGGAAATTTTGTTATCAGTAAGTCCACAGTTTTCGATATTACTGACAGGAAAATAGCAGAAGATAAGTTAAACGATTATTCACAAAAGATCGAATTACAAAACAAACGATTACAAAAAGCTGTGGAAGCGGCCATCAAAGCAAATCGTTCAAAATCTGTTTTCTTTTCTAAAATTACACATGAACTAAGGACTCCCCTTCATGCTGTGATTGGATTTTCTCAGATTTTAGAAAAGGATCCTAACCTTCCGAACCATTTAAAAGGATATGTTAATTCTCTGTATGAAAACGGAGTCCATTTACTCGGAATGATTAATGACATTTTGGATCTTTCGAAAATTGAAGCAGGGAAGATGACCGAATCCCGCGAACGTTTTTCATTAGTCCAACTTTGGGATACTTTATTCTCTATGTTTTCCTATCGGTTTTCTGAAAAATCGATCAGTTTTGAACTTTTAAATCCATCCGCGATTGATTCTTGTTATTACGAAGCAGATTTACAAAAAATACGCCAAATTCTAGTTAATTTACTTGGGAATGCTTTGAAGTTTACAAACCAAGGTGCTGTAAGTTTAGAAATCAAAATCCAACGTTCTCCAGAACATTCTTTCGATATGGTTCAATTTGTAGTAAAAGATACAGGAATAGGAATTCCAAATGACCAATTACATTCTATCTTCGAGGCATTCCAACAAACAGAACAAGGAAGTTCCTACAAAGAAGGAACTGGACTTGGCCTTTCCATCTGTCACCAGTTAGTTGAGTTTTTAGGTGGTTCTATCCATGTCAAAAGTATCATTGGAGAAGGTTCCGAATTCTGGTTTGAAATTCCTTTAACTCGATTAGAAATCATTCCAGGTGAGTTGGTTCAAAAATCAAAAATTAGTCTTACTCATACCAAAGAACTTGGAGAAACAATGAAACTGGAAGAATCAGAAGAGGAGTTTGTACAAACTTTTTTAAACACATCGGCTCCTGCCCTGAAACGAGAAATTTTACAATTGATTCGCATTCAAAACTTTGGGCAACTTGTCGGTGTCCTTGATGCCATCCAAACTGATGATAAAGGTAAAAAAATATTAGAACAAAAAGTGAAAAATAAAAAGTTTAAATTTCTGATCGATTTGGTTCAATCCTCTAATCCTTTAGAGTGA
- a CDS encoding methyl-accepting chemotaxis protein, with product MINNNNRLAFINDNQGTYRQFVRLEIYLVTILICLSLTVLFQSFAGSLPPGISISILVATLLFTCLYFFLLAKKRKIFLALLNTKTKTTDPVILLSELGINIQEYSDSLLQNCSSLNKRMDTISIHIVDLNEKIHTAGQDIDRVYQIVSQLATEEVKLMEAVGKTSEEIDIMFEIVNIVIGEIQNRNETMENLVFLSKDGRVKVGDTNKTIKKFSESSGNILKLIDLINGVSKETNLLAINAAIEATHSGSEGKGFTVIADEIGKLSTMTANNAKQITKILKENISDYGKAEKLGFESSNAFQFIADEIHIVHGTIAEVIQSIQELKSRGGAILSKAKTLDDIAERVRDTSGEVYGEIVTLHSNLVDIQGLSETIHMECEEIRNSQQTILQFTEALRKQLSVTTNPTDEILNL from the coding sequence ATGATAAATAACAACAATCGATTGGCATTCATCAATGATAACCAAGGAACTTATCGACAATTCGTTCGTTTGGAAATCTACTTAGTAACAATCCTAATTTGTTTATCCCTCACTGTCCTATTCCAATCATTCGCTGGAAGTTTACCCCCTGGAATATCGATATCGATCCTTGTGGCTACGTTATTATTTACCTGTCTCTACTTCTTCCTTCTCGCAAAAAAAAGAAAAATTTTTTTAGCGTTGCTAAACACGAAAACTAAAACCACCGATCCAGTCATTTTACTTTCCGAACTTGGCATCAACATCCAAGAATATTCAGATTCACTTTTACAAAACTGTTCCTCCCTCAATAAACGAATGGACACAATCAGTATTCATATCGTAGACCTAAATGAAAAAATACATACGGCAGGCCAAGACATTGACCGAGTTTATCAAATTGTATCACAGCTAGCTACGGAAGAAGTTAAACTAATGGAAGCTGTAGGAAAAACTTCGGAAGAAATCGATATAATGTTTGAAATTGTGAATATTGTGATTGGGGAAATCCAAAATCGAAATGAAACTATGGAGAACTTAGTTTTTTTAAGTAAGGACGGAAGAGTTAAGGTAGGTGATACAAATAAAACGATTAAAAAGTTTAGCGAATCTTCTGGAAATATTTTGAAACTGATTGATTTAATCAATGGAGTTTCAAAAGAAACAAACCTACTTGCCATCAATGCTGCCATTGAAGCAACTCACTCTGGTTCCGAGGGAAAGGGATTCACCGTAATCGCTGATGAGATTGGAAAGTTATCTACCATGACTGCAAACAACGCAAAACAAATCACAAAGATACTCAAAGAAAATATAAGTGACTATGGAAAAGCAGAGAAATTAGGTTTTGAATCAAGTAACGCCTTTCAATTCATCGCTGATGAAATTCATATAGTTCACGGTACGATAGCGGAAGTCATCCAGTCCATTCAAGAATTGAAATCAAGAGGTGGCGCCATCCTTTCCAAAGCAAAAACACTGGATGATATTGCGGAACGTGTAAGGGACACTTCTGGAGAAGTTTATGGAGAAATTGTAACTTTACATTCAAACTTAGTAGATATCCAGGGACTTTCGGAGACCATTCATATGGAATGTGAGGAAATTCGAAACTCACAACAGACCATTCTGCAATTCACTGAGGCTTTGAGAAAACAACTAAGTGTAACTACAAACCCGACGGATGAAATTTTAAATCTCTAA
- a CDS encoding non-ribosomal peptide synthetase, with translation MASVLRFANNEYFLSGNFESDLKYQNPILVDPLWKGTKLETNLDRFPLPELTSPNSFCLVTSGSSGIPKMVWKEWEEIENEISYWTRDPEVRSLYLDSNKVYVQVPLCHLYGLLWGYLIPKSLGIPIEFGFPQKEEKLWITSAPQLQKTFSEERPLPQSAVVSGMKFPVPLSRILRDRGGISLLEIYGSTETGGMGRRDPLRQNRFQLLPGLETKFQIIEGMEENELQIQSPFLSRKSFVLGNQGWTKEEIPPNEYYSTGDSGNWSELGWFLLGRKDRIIKHNGKRVSLDRIESEVLGLSLDGEFFCVPVSDDYGQTIGLFSTGTLTAPEILHILRKELPESHLPKVVITNLSLPKLPNGKPDYSTITKLCNEEYQRIQNQITKVKNTNSIDSHSSVMEILESILGIKPEPGKHLVYNYGMDSIQYMDLILKLERKIEYKIPEEDKRTSYFASLSGIEEYIREKLYLLK, from the coding sequence ATGGCCTCAGTCCTTCGATTTGCAAACAACGAGTATTTCCTTTCAGGAAATTTCGAATCCGATCTAAAATACCAAAATCCAATCCTTGTAGATCCACTCTGGAAAGGAACTAAACTCGAGACAAATTTAGATCGTTTCCCTCTCCCTGAATTGACTTCTCCGAATTCTTTTTGCCTGGTTACCTCTGGATCCTCTGGAATTCCAAAAATGGTATGGAAAGAGTGGGAAGAGATCGAAAATGAAATTTCCTATTGGACAAGAGATCCGGAAGTTCGATCGCTTTATTTGGATTCAAACAAGGTCTATGTGCAGGTCCCTCTTTGTCATTTGTATGGATTACTCTGGGGTTATTTAATACCCAAAAGTCTTGGGATCCCGATCGAATTTGGTTTTCCTCAAAAGGAAGAAAAACTATGGATCACATCCGCTCCCCAGTTACAAAAAACCTTCTCAGAAGAGCGACCACTTCCCCAATCCGCCGTTGTTTCCGGAATGAAATTCCCTGTACCTTTGTCTCGCATATTGAGAGACCGCGGCGGCATTTCCCTATTGGAAATCTATGGATCAACGGAAACCGGTGGGATGGGCCGTAGAGACCCACTAAGGCAAAACCGTTTTCAACTCCTACCTGGGTTGGAAACAAAATTTCAAATCATAGAAGGAATGGAAGAAAATGAACTGCAAATCCAAAGCCCATTTCTTTCACGAAAGTCTTTCGTACTAGGAAACCAAGGTTGGACCAAAGAAGAAATTCCACCTAACGAATACTATTCAACAGGAGATTCAGGGAATTGGTCAGAACTTGGTTGGTTTCTTTTGGGACGAAAGGATCGAATCATCAAACACAATGGAAAACGAGTTTCTTTGGATCGGATTGAATCGGAAGTTTTAGGTCTTTCGTTAGATGGTGAGTTTTTCTGTGTTCCCGTTTCCGATGATTATGGGCAAACCATAGGTCTTTTTTCTACAGGAACCTTAACTGCACCGGAAATTTTACATATCTTGAGAAAAGAACTACCAGAGAGTCATCTACCAAAAGTAGTGATCACAAATTTATCTTTGCCCAAACTTCCGAATGGAAAACCAGACTATTCTACCATCACCAAACTTTGTAATGAGGAATACCAAAGGATACAAAACCAAATTACAAAGGTAAAGAATACGAATTCCATTGATTCTCATTCGAGTGTAATGGAGATTTTAGAATCTATCCTGGGAATAAAACCAGAACCAGGTAAACATTTAGTGTACAATTATGGAATGGATTCAATCCAATATATGGATTTGATTTTGAAATTGGAGAGAAAAATAGAATATAAAATCCCAGAAGAAGACAAACGAACCAGTTACTTCGCTAGTCTTTCTGGGATTGAAGAGTACATTAGAGAAAAACTTTATTTGTTAAAATAA